A single Maniola hyperantus chromosome 11, iAphHyp1.2, whole genome shotgun sequence DNA region contains:
- the LOC138402965 gene encoding uncharacterized protein gives MEKLRLEFVVKKSMDDPKSNVICLTSITNNNRTFLMPEEFQPAKLHDTLIKTQTFQKVKTTLQKRNDRRQVWFTLTPEICGTYIDEDGNMQFKGYLLEESTQETRTLPSTSGISEEALTRILENFAEKKNSSKSDNIKKLTERIVLEKFNNKMSNVSQWMAIFESECIRVGIEEDTKKIEALRLFLEDSCLDWYSSRLIKCTVNSEWSTWKENFCETYADRGWSPVRYAMLFKYRQGSLLEYALKKEKLLLEVNKSMDNNTTLIDLIATGLPNFIADKINRTSLKETKDLFNNIRGLEHLVNKKNSGIKMKGLENKIKDRDGSYKPCRICEKENKGNRYHSESLCWYKNKNNDKQKRDQIKTVNNSELETELNEINPKN, from the coding sequence ATGGAGAAGTTAAGATTGGAATTTGTTGTAAAAAAATCGATGGATGATCCGAAATCAAATGTCATCTGCTTAACatcaataactaataataatcgtACCTTCTTAATGCCGGAAGAATTCCAACCAGCAAAACTGCACGACACATTGATAAAAACTCAAACAtttcaaaaagtaaaaaccacACTACAAAAGAGAAATGATAGAAGACAAGTTTGGTTTACACTAACACCAGAGATATGTGGTACCTACATAGATGAAGATGGAAACATGCAGTTTAAAGGATATTTGCTAGAGGAATCAACACAAGAAACGCGGACACTGCCCTCTACTTCTGGAATTTCAGAAGAGGCTTTGACGAGAATCTTAGAGAATTTTGCTGAAAAAAAGAATTCATCGAAGTCCGACAATATAAAAAAGCTGACAGAAAGAATTGTATTAGAGAAATTCAATAATAAGATGTCAAATGTATCACAATGGATGGCTATTTTTGAATCAGAATGTATTCGTGTTGGTATAGAAGAAGACACTAAGAAAATTGAGGCCTTGAGATTATTCTTAGAAGATTCATGCCTCGATTGGTACAGTTCAAGACTCATAAAATGTACAGTAAACTCGGAATGGTCAACGTGGAAGGAAAACTTCTGTGAAACTTACGCAGACAGGGGATGGTCGCCAGTGAGATATGCAATGCTATTCAAATATAGACAAGGATCATTACTGGAATATGCTttgaaaaaggaaaaacttttattagaagttaataaatcaatggatAATAATACCACGTTAATTGATTTAATTGCCACCGGGCTCCCAAATTTTATTGCAGACAAAATCAATAGAACTAGCTTAAAGGAGACTAAGGATTTGTTTAATAATATCAGGGGCTTGGAACATCTAGTGAATAAAAAGAATTCGGGAATAAAAATGAAaggtttagaaaataaaattaaagaccgAGATGGAAGTTATAAACCATGCAGAATTTGTGAGAAAGAAAACAAAGGCAACCGTTATCACTCCGAATCTTTGTGTtggtataaaaacaaaaataatgataaacaaAAAAGAGATCAGATAAAAACAGTTAATAATTCAGAGTTAGAAACagaattaaatgaaataaatccaaaaaactAG